The sequence GATCCCGTCCCGAGACGTCTCGCGCTGCATCCCGACCCACATCCGCCCCCTTCGGGGGCACCTTCTCCACAAGGGAGAAGGACGAGCGGCTGGCGCCGCTCGCAGATCGCGACCAACGGCGCGGGACGAAGTGTGAATCGAGTAGCCACGAGGGAGAGGGGAACCGCGTCGCGCGCGTCCCCCTTCAACCGTCCCTTAACCCTCCTCGTTCACCCTCCGGAAACCATACCTTCCGGAGCCCCCGTCCCGTGCCGCGCGCCGCCGCTCGCCTGACCGTAGTCGTCCTCGCCGCCGGCCTCGCCGCGGGGAGCGCGCAGGCGCAGACGGTGATCGGCGTCGAGGACGCGCCGCCGGACCTGCGGCCGGCGCGGGACGAGGCGGTGTTCGCGCCCGTGTCCGGTCTCCCGCGCGCCGAGGTCCGCGCCCCGGTCACCCGCCTCGCGCCGAGCCCGCCGGCCCGGCAGGCCGCTCCGCGCCGGGCGCCCGAGGGCGACCCCTACGCGCCGCTGGGCATCCGCCTGGGCGCCTTCACCCTGCGCCCCTCGATCACCCAGTCCGCCGGCTGGGACACCAACCCCGAGCGCGTCGAGACCGGCGCCGAGGGCCGCGCGCTCTCGCGCACGCAGGGCGACCTCACGCTCGAGAGCGACTGGTCGCGCCACGCCCTCACGGGATCCGTGAGCGGCGTCTACGACGCCTATCGCGGCGGCGATCTCGAGCCGCGCTTTTCCGGCGCCGCCGATCTCGGGCTTCGCCTCGACATCCGCGAGAGCACGGCGCTGTCCCTGCGCGCCACCGCGGCCACGGCCACCGAGCGCGTCGGCTCGCCGGAAGTCCCGAGCGACCTCGCCGAGGGCCCGCAGACGTCGACCTACGGCGCCGAGGCCGCCCTCGCCATGGGCTTCGGCCGGCTGGAGACGACCCTGCGCGGCGCCATCGCGCGCTCCGTCAACGCGGACGGCGTGCGCGCCGACGGCAGCCGCGTCGACCGCTCCGACGACGATTTCACCGAGACGCGCGCGGCCCTGCGCCTCGGCTACGCGGTCTCGCCGCGGCTCACGCCCTTCGTCGAGGCCGAGATCGATCAGCGCCGCTACGAGGGCGCGGGCGCGAGGCGCGATTCCGTCGGGACGACCGCGCGTGTGGGCGCCGAGATCGAGCTGACGCGCCTCCTCGCGGGCGAGGTCTCCGCCGGCTGGCAGGAGCGCGACTACGAGAGCCCGGCCCGCGGCGACGCCACCGGCGCCGTGGCGCAGGCGCGCCTCGTCTGGACGCCGACGCCGCTCACGACGGTCACCCTCGCCGGCGAGAGCCGCCTCGCCGAGACAAGCGTCGCGGGCGCCACCGCCGCGGAAGCCCGGCGCGCGTCCGTGGCGATCGCCCACCGGCTGCGCCGCAGTCTCGTGCTGGACGCCTCGCTCAGCTGGGCCGGCACGGACTACGAGGGCGTCTCCCTGTCCGAGGAGCTGATCGCGGCCGCGGCCGGCCTCGAATGGCGGCTCGACCGCGGCCTCGCGGTCACCGCGCGCTATTCTCACGAGCGACTGGAGTCGACGCGCCCGGGGGGCGATCACGTGGCGGACGTGGCGCTGGTGGGGGTGCGGCTGACGCGGTGAGGGGCGCCGGCTGCGGACGCGACTTTTTCGTGGTCTACCCGGGTCGGCGCATCGGCGTGCCGTCGAGCATGTCCCGGATCTGCCGTCCGGCGAAGCCATGCAGGCCGGGCGTCTCGAGCACGTCGCTCGCGAGACGGGTCACGTGCGCAGGGGTGGCGGCCCTGGAGTAGAGCGACACGGCGCTGACGCCGATGACGCTGAGGGTGCGCGTCTTGCTCGGCTCGACGGCGCGAAACGCGTCCTCCTCGTGCCGACCGGCTCGTGCGAACGCCGCGCGCGCTCCCTCGAAACCTCCAGCGCGATGGGCGGCTTCCGCCTCCTCGGCCGCGGCTTCGGCCAGCCTGTGATGCTCGATCCAGCTCGTCATGTGACCGTTCCCAGAAGAACG comes from Salinarimonas sp. and encodes:
- a CDS encoding outer membrane beta-barrel protein, with the protein product MPRAAARLTVVVLAAGLAAGSAQAQTVIGVEDAPPDLRPARDEAVFAPVSGLPRAEVRAPVTRLAPSPPARQAAPRRAPEGDPYAPLGIRLGAFTLRPSITQSAGWDTNPERVETGAEGRALSRTQGDLTLESDWSRHALTGSVSGVYDAYRGGDLEPRFSGAADLGLRLDIRESTALSLRATAATATERVGSPEVPSDLAEGPQTSTYGAEAALAMGFGRLETTLRGAIARSVNADGVRADGSRVDRSDDDFTETRAALRLGYAVSPRLTPFVEAEIDQRRYEGAGARRDSVGTTARVGAEIELTRLLAGEVSAGWQERDYESPARGDATGAVAQARLVWTPTPLTTVTLAGESRLAETSVAGATAAEARRASVAIAHRLRRSLVLDASLSWAGTDYEGVSLSEELIAAAAGLEWRLDRGLAVTARYSHERLESTRPGGDHVADVALVGVRLTR